The following coding sequences lie in one Mucilaginibacter sp. KACC 22773 genomic window:
- a CDS encoding LiaF domain-containing protein, with product MNILSGTMSQNANDSFDTSTIFGEIKRTIISKDFKGGSVKNVFGSTELDFTQADISGTAFVDISQAFGQVTIVIPSNWQIEADITHFASQLEDNRSYLTRKQKSDKVLVLKGLSFFAAVEIVNDMED from the coding sequence ATGAACATTTTATCAGGAACCATGAGCCAAAACGCCAACGATAGCTTTGATACTTCAACCATTTTTGGCGAGATAAAAAGAACCATAATTTCGAAAGATTTTAAAGGAGGAAGTGTCAAGAATGTATTTGGCAGCACCGAACTGGATTTTACCCAGGCCGACATTTCAGGCACTGCCTTCGTAGATATATCGCAGGCATTTGGCCAGGTAACCATCGTAATCCCCTCCAACTGGCAAATTGAAGCCGATATAACCCATTTTGCCTCTCAGTTGGAAGACAACCGGAGCTACCTAACCAGGAAACAAAAGTCTGATAAAGTTTTGGTGCTCAAAGGCCTCTCGTTTTTCGCCGCTGTTGAAATTGTGAACGATATGGAGGATTGA